The nucleotide window GGCCAGATCCAGACTGCGGGAGTTGTTGCGCACGAAGAATTGGTGCGCGGGCGTGATGAGGCCCTGCAGGCTCGCCAGCCGGGCCTCCAGGTTTTGCCCGTCGTGCTGAATGAACGGCGCCGGGTCCTTGAACCAGCCTTCGGGCGAGTCGGCGACGCCATCGGCGGGCGGCTCGGTATGTCGCGGCTGGGGATCGGATTGGCAGGCGGCAATCACTGCGGCGGCCCCGCCGATCGACAACAGCCGCAGGAACGAACGGCGACTCATCCCGTGCGCCCGCGCCAATTCCCACAATTGCCTGTGCCGACCGCCTCGTCGATTGTCAGATTGGACCTGGGGGCCTTCCGGCTTATGGAGCATCTGCCCTCGGCATGCTGTAGCCGACCCGCGGCTTGGTGAAGATGTATTTCGGATTGTCGGCGTCGTCGCCTAGTTTGTTGCGGATTGCGCTAATGGCGGTGCGCATCGGTCGAATGTCGGCGTCGCCGGAAGAGCCCCATACCCGCCGCAGCAGGTGCTGATAGGTGAGGATTCGACCCGGGTTGGCCGACAGCTCGGCCAGCAACTGGTACTGTTTCGGGGTCAGCTCGACCGGTTCCCCTTCAAGCGAAACGACCCTTTCCGCGTGGTCGATGACCAAGGCTCCCGCCTTATACGGGAATGGCGAAACGGCGGTAGTCCGCCTTTGCAACGCCGCCTTGATGCGCGCCACGATCTCGGTGGGCGAGAAGGGCTTAACCACGTAATCGTCGGCGCCCAATTCAAACGCCCTGGCAACGAGTTGGTCCTGGCCGTACGCGGACACGAATATCACCGGTATGTCGCTGAATTCCTTGATGCGCTTCATCAGTTCGGTGCCGTCGGTTCCGGAGAGCATCAAGTCCAGGAGCGCCAAGTGGGGGGAATGCTCCTCGGCGAGAAGGAGCGCGTTGTGCGGATCCCCGGTCGCCACGACCTCGTATCCCGATTTGACTAGGGCGTCACGAACGTATCTGAGCGCCTGGTTGTCGCTGTCGACGGCCAGGATGCGCACCGGTTCTCGATCCGAACCGCGGGCCGGCCGATGCGATGTCTCCGGAATCTGAGTCGGCGCAAATAAGCGCGGTTCGTTTACCGTCGGCAGTGTAAATGTAAAGCTGGCGCCCAACCCCGGCCCGGAGCTCTCGGCCCAAATCCGGCCGCCGTGCGCCTCCACTATGCCCTTGCAAACCGCCAGGCTCAGTCCGGTGTCGGGCATCTGCTTCTCGCCCCTGGTAAGGGAAAACTTGCGAAACAGGTGCGGCAAGCTTTCGCCCGCAATCCCGGTGCCCTCGTCTGCGACCGATACCAATACGTGCAGATCGCCCGGCGCCGCGCCGATCCTTATCGTGGACGACTGCGGCGAGTGCCTTACCGAGTTGGTCAGAAGGGTGTCGATCACTTGGGCAATTCGCGATCTGTCGGCCATCACCAGGGGCAGGTCCGGGTGGACCTCGGTTAGGAGGTCGTGCCGACTGTCGCCGGCGCGGAACCTCTGCTCCAGCTCCGCCAGCAGGGCGGCCAGGTCGGTCGGCACCGGGGCGATTGGCAGTGAACCCGTCTCGATGTGGGCCACGTCGAGCAAGTCGGCGATCAGCGCCCGAATCCGCTCCGACTGTTCGAGGATGATTTGATGAAACTGCCCGATCTCGGCCGGGTGCAGATCCGTCGACTCGTTCAGCAGGGTCGACGCCGAACCCCTGACCGCGGCCAGCGGCGTGCGCAGCTCGTGACTTACCCGCGCCAGGAATTCGGCCCGCATCCGCTCGAGCTCTTCCAGCGGCGACATGTCTTGCACGGTCACGACATATGTCTCGACCTCGCCGGTCCCGGAATGGGTCGGGGTCGCATTCACGAGGGCGGTCAGGTTCCGCCCGTCGGGCACCTGGAAGTACAACTCCTCGGCGCGGACCGTCTCCCCGGAGACCATCATCTGGGCGATTGGCACCTCATCCAGGGATACCTCCCGTCCGTCCGCGCGGCGGACCGTCAGCGTCTCCAAGAGGTGTTCCGGGGGCTCGCCGGGCGCGCAGAGGCCGTCCATGATGCGCACCGCCTCGCGATTGAAGGACAGCGGCTCGCCGGTGCCGGCATCGAATACGGCCACCCCCACCGGGCACGTGCTAATCAGCGTCTCCAAATCGGTCCTGGTTCGCTGCTCATCGCGATACCGGCGGGCGTTGGCGATTACCAGCGCCGCATGCGCGGCGAACATTACCAGGATTTCTTCGTCTTCCTCTGAAAACTCTTTCTCTTCGCGGTCGTGGCCCAGGTAAATGATTCCCGCCGACTCGCCCCGGTGCAGGATGGGCGCCGCAAGGCCGGACCAGACCCTCATCGGGAGGCGGCCGTCCAGGCTCGCCGAAGTCGCGTACTGGAAATAGTTATCCACGCGGATGGCGCCGGGGAGCCTCCTGAAGTGTTCGAATATCCGCTGACCGTCGGGGTGGGAGACTATCTGCCGGTGCTCGTCGTCACTGGTCCCGGACGTGAGCACGGCGTCCAGTCCGCCGGCCGCGTCGGTGGTGGCGATGACCCCGTAGCGGGCGTTGGCCAGGTAGCAGGCGCTGTCGATGACTTCCTGGAGGACGACGTTGAAATCAAGGCTTTCATTGATGCGCACGCTGGCTTGACTCAACCTGGTTAGCCGTTCGCGCATGGCCCGGATTTCGCCTTTGAGGGTTTCTTCGCGATTCACGTTTCATCCCTGGTTGGTCGCCTGCGCTAGGCGTGCCTGTTCAAAATCCCTGAACTTGCGTCCCTGACGAAGAGGGAGCAATGGGATTGATGGGATATCTTGACATGAATGTGACACGATTCGTATGAATTTGGACAGTTCTTGACGAAAAAGTTACACAGTGTTTAGAAAATGACACAAAGCTCCCAGTTTTGGACCGAGAACCGGTTGCTTTGACCGGTGGCGCGCACCTGGTCGGCGACCGCCAACTATGAGGGGGCCGGCGCGGACCGGGCCGTTGAATTCGGATCTGGGACGCGGTCTCTGTTGGGATTGCCTCGCCTGCCGCATGGCCCGCGGTGATAGTCGAGTCCTACCTAAATCACCGATTCAGGCTAGGACTCTGAATCCGCGCCGCCTCGGTTGCCTGAATCGCCTGACCCGTTCCCGAACAATCCCTGGCCCGCGCCTGCGCTGAATTGACAGGACCCGGCAGCTTGCGATCTCCGGATCACTTGGAGTGCCGACGGAGCGGTTGTTCGCTGTACATTGCGACATCTACTAGGTCGCACACCACGGGAGGATCCGTTTGGCGGCAGCGATTTCGATCCATGACGTATACGAAGCCCGCAAGCGGATTGGTCCATACATAACACGGACTCCGCTGCACCACTATGCGCAGCTCGACCAGTTGATCGGAGCTGAGGTCCACGTCAAGCATGAAAACCACCAGGCGATCGGGGTCTTCAAGATACGTGGCGCGCTCAACGTGATCGCTCAGCTTACCGATGAGGAAAAGCAGCGTGGCGTGGTCTGCGCCTCGACCGGTAATTTCGGACAGGGTATCGCCTACGCCGCCGCGGTGTTC belongs to Chloroflexota bacterium and includes:
- a CDS encoding response regulator; the encoded protein is MNREETLKGEIRAMRERLTRLSQASVRINESLDFNVVLQEVIDSACYLANARYGVIATTDAAGGLDAVLTSGTSDDEHRQIVSHPDGQRIFEHFRRLPGAIRVDNYFQYATSASLDGRLPMRVWSGLAAPILHRGESAGIIYLGHDREEKEFSEEDEEILVMFAAHAALVIANARRYRDEQRTRTDLETLISTCPVGVAVFDAGTGEPLSFNREAVRIMDGLCAPGEPPEHLLETLTVRRADGREVSLDEVPIAQMMVSGETVRAEELYFQVPDGRNLTALVNATPTHSGTGEVETYVVTVQDMSPLEELERMRAEFLARVSHELRTPLAAVRGSASTLLNESTDLHPAEIGQFHQIILEQSERIRALIADLLDVAHIETGSLPIAPVPTDLAALLAELEQRFRAGDSRHDLLTEVHPDLPLVMADRSRIAQVIDTLLTNSVRHSPQSSTIRIGAAPGDLHVLVSVADEGTGIAGESLPHLFRKFSLTRGEKQMPDTGLSLAVCKGIVEAHGGRIWAESSGPGLGASFTFTLPTVNEPRLFAPTQIPETSHRPARGSDREPVRILAVDSDNQALRYVRDALVKSGYEVVATGDPHNALLLAEEHSPHLALLDLMLSGTDGTELMKRIKEFSDIPVIFVSAYGQDQLVARAFELGADDYVVKPFSPTEIVARIKAALQRRTTAVSPFPYKAGALVIDHAERVVSLEGEPVELTPKQYQLLAELSANPGRILTYQHLLRRVWGSSGDADIRPMRTAISAIRNKLGDDADNPKYIFTKPRVGYSMPRADAP